From Acidimicrobiales bacterium, the proteins below share one genomic window:
- a CDS encoding MMPL family transporter, which translates to MLEAIGRLVTARRRLVLVVALVAFAVAGALGGGVAERLSSGGFEDPGAESTRAEDLLRDHFGTGTPNVVLLVTADGGSVDDPAVAAAGQALTEELAAQPGVAEVASYWSLGNVPPLRNEDGDRALVVGRIEGDEDEVDERIAEISPRFARDDGTVTVEVGGFAEVFRQVGTTIEEDLRRAEMIALPVTLLLLIVVFGSVVAAALPLAVGALAVVGTMLVLSALAAVTQVSIFSLNLTTAMGLGLAIDYSLFVVSRFREELRRGAAPDDAVRTTVRTAGRTVAFSALTVAASLSALLVFPLAFLRSFAYAGVAVALIAAVAAVVVLPAILALLGRRVDALTLWHRRTPAEGEGMWHRLAVAVMRRPLPIATAVVVVLLVLGGPFLRIDFGLPDDRVLPADASSHQVSQVLRDEFASEEATALSVVAPGAGDPAAATGEIDAYAARLSAIPGVARVDAVTGSYILGRRVIEGGPASARFAADEGTWLSVVPNVEAYSDEGEDLVRAVRATDAPFEVLVAGPSAQLVDSKASLFGRLPLAVAVIAVVTFVLLFLLFGSVLVPVKALVLNVLSLSATFGAMVWVFQDGNLSGVLDFTPTGTVDTTTPILMFCIAFGLSMDYEVFLLSRIKEEHDRTGDDAGSVALGLERTGRIVTAAAVLIAVVLVAFATSRVTFIKLFGLGLTLAVLMDAFLIRATLVPAFMRLAGRANWWAPASLRRIHDRFGLRESAGEPAPAAPHEEEPVLVGSGR; encoded by the coding sequence ATGCTGGAGGCGATCGGACGGCTGGTGACGGCGAGGCGGCGGCTCGTGCTGGTCGTCGCCCTGGTGGCCTTCGCCGTCGCCGGCGCGCTGGGCGGCGGGGTGGCCGAGCGGCTGTCGTCGGGCGGGTTCGAGGACCCGGGCGCCGAGTCGACCAGGGCCGAGGACCTGCTGCGCGACCACTTCGGCACGGGCACGCCGAACGTCGTGCTGCTGGTGACCGCCGACGGCGGCTCCGTCGACGACCCGGCCGTCGCCGCCGCCGGCCAGGCGCTCACCGAGGAGCTGGCGGCCCAGCCCGGCGTGGCCGAGGTGGCGTCGTACTGGAGCCTCGGCAACGTGCCGCCGCTGCGCAACGAGGACGGCGACCGGGCGCTGGTCGTCGGCCGCATCGAGGGCGACGAGGACGAGGTCGACGAGCGCATCGCCGAGATCTCGCCCCGCTTCGCGAGGGACGACGGGACGGTGACCGTCGAGGTCGGCGGGTTCGCCGAGGTGTTCCGCCAGGTCGGCACGACCATCGAGGAGGACCTGCGCCGGGCGGAGATGATCGCCCTGCCCGTCACCCTCCTGCTGCTGATCGTCGTGTTCGGCAGCGTCGTCGCCGCCGCCCTGCCGCTCGCCGTCGGCGCCCTCGCCGTGGTCGGGACCATGCTCGTGCTGTCGGCCCTGGCCGCCGTCACCCAGGTCTCCATCTTCTCGCTGAACCTCACGACGGCGATGGGCCTCGGCCTGGCCATCGACTACAGCCTGTTCGTGGTCTCCCGGTTCCGGGAGGAGCTGCGGCGGGGCGCGGCGCCCGACGACGCCGTGCGCACCACCGTCCGCACGGCCGGCCGCACGGTCGCCTTCAGCGCCCTCACCGTGGCCGCCTCGCTGTCGGCCCTGCTCGTGTTCCCGCTCGCCTTCCTGCGCTCGTTCGCCTACGCGGGCGTGGCCGTCGCCCTGATCGCGGCCGTCGCCGCCGTCGTCGTGCTGCCTGCCATCCTCGCCCTGCTCGGGCGCCGGGTCGACGCGCTCACGCTCTGGCACCGGCGCACGCCGGCCGAGGGCGAGGGCATGTGGCACCGGCTGGCCGTCGCCGTCATGCGCCGGCCGCTGCCCATCGCGACCGCGGTGGTGGTCGTGCTGCTCGTGCTGGGCGGGCCGTTCCTGCGCATCGACTTCGGCCTGCCCGACGACCGGGTGCTCCCGGCGGACGCGTCGTCCCACCAGGTGTCCCAGGTGCTGCGGGACGAGTTCGCCTCCGAGGAGGCGACGGCCCTGTCCGTCGTCGCCCCCGGCGCCGGCGACCCGGCCGCCGCCACGGGCGAGATCGACGCCTACGCCGCCCGCCTGTCGGCCATCCCCGGCGTGGCCAGGGTCGACGCCGTGACCGGGTCGTACATCCTCGGCCGGCGGGTCATCGAGGGCGGCCCGGCCAGCGCCCGGTTCGCGGCCGACGAGGGCACGTGGCTGTCGGTCGTGCCGAACGTCGAGGCCTACTCCGACGAGGGCGAGGACCTGGTGCGGGCCGTGCGGGCCACCGACGCCCCGTTCGAGGTGCTGGTGGCCGGCCCGTCGGCCCAGCTGGTCGACTCGAAGGCGTCGCTGTTCGGCCGCCTGCCCCTCGCCGTCGCCGTCATCGCCGTGGTGACGTTCGTGCTGCTGTTCCTGCTGTTCGGGAGCGTGCTCGTCCCGGTCAAGGCCCTCGTCCTCAACGTGCTCAGCCTGAGCGCCACGTTCGGCGCCATGGTGTGGGTCTTCCAGGATGGCAACCTGTCCGGCGTGCTCGACTTCACGCCGACGGGCACCGTCGACACCACGACGCCGATCCTCATGTTCTGCATCGCCTTCGGGCTCTCCATGGACTACGAGGTGTTCCTCCTCAGCCGCATCAAGGAGGAGCACGACCGCACCGGCGACGACGCCGGCTCGGTCGCCCTCGGCCTGGAGCGCACCGGCCGGATCGTGACGGCCGCGGCCGTGCTCATCGCCGTGGTGCTCGTGGCCTTCGCCACCTCCCGGGTCACGTTCATCAAGCTGTTCGGCCTCGGCCTCACGCTGGCCGTGCTGATGGACGCCTTCCTCATCCGGGCGACCCTGGTCCCGGCGTTCATGCGCCTCGCCGGCCGGGCCAACTGGTGGGCGCCGGCCTCGCTGCGCCGCATCCACGACCGCTTCGGGCTGCGGGAGTCGGCCGGGGAGCCGGCGCCCGCCGCCCCGCACGAGGAGGAGCCGGTGCTGGTCGGCTCGGGACGATGA